From the genome of Sporomusa sphaeroides DSM 2875:
GTAAACCGGAATTCGCCTGAGCTACCCGGTTTTGGGTGTACATTGTCACCATATCAGGATTTTGTCCTAATTCGAATTTGAGATTGAGTGAGTAGCGGCCAGTATCGGCACTGGTGGAGGTCATAGACACTGCACCTTCTACGCCGTTGGCCTGCTGTTCGATGACCTGGGCTACCGTTTGCTCCACGACATCAGCGTTAGCGCCGGTATAAGCGGTACTGACACTGACCTGTGGCGGCGTAATCTGCGGATATTGGGCAATTGGCAGGAAAAAGGCGGCAACACCGCCTGTCAGGGTAATGAGAATCGCGATAACAATCGCAAAGATAGGTCGATTAATAAAAAACTTTGCCATGAACCCGCCTCCTTACTTCGTGCCCGGAATAGTCAGATCATTTAGTCCGATCATGGTGATGTTAAGCGGCGAACCTGGCTGGGTTTTCGCAAATCCTTCGACAACAACGATATCCTGGGGAGTAAGCCCTTCTTCGATAACTTGCAGATTGCCAATTTTGGGTCCTAATTTTACCGGCTTGGTCGTTGCTTCATTATTGGCGCCGGCAACAGTGACAAAGGTTTTACCCAGCATTTCCTGAACAGCCCGCTGGGGAATCAGTAATGCTCCCTGCCGGGTTTCACCGACAGCCACTATTCTGGCAAACATGCCGGGTACCAGCAACTGGTTGGGATTATCGAAAGCGGCTTTCATGGCCAGAGTACCGGTTTGGTTGGCCATTCCCCGGTCAATCTGTTCCAGATGGCCGGGAAGCGGATACTCGCTGCCATCGCTGAGAATCAGTTTAAGGTTTTGTCCCCAGGCATCAGGGGAAGTGCCCATTTTGGCAAATTTTAGATATTCATTTTCACTCATACTGAAGCGCACTTGTACGGGGTTGACTGTTGAGACAGTTGCCAGTACAGTACTGCCGGCCTGAACATAGCCGCCGACACTTAACTCGTTTACACCAATCCGGCCATCTACCGGCGATACGATTAAGGTGTCTGACAAATCATTCTGGGCTTGCTCCAGTTTGGCCTGATAAGCTTTTACCAAAGCTTCTGCCTGCTCGGCCTGCGACACAGCCGTGTCCAGAATCTGAATGGCTATGCCTCCTTGACTTGCCAGGTTTTGATAGCGGGTAACATCGCGTTGGATATTGCTAAACGAAGCCTGCGCCTGGGCCACCTGCGCCTGGGCATCGGCTACCGCCGCCGCATATTTGCGACGGTCAATTTCAAACAGCGGTTGTCCGGCACGAATTGTATCGCCGCCGTTGACAAATTTACGGGAGATATTGCCAGAGACTTCTGATTTGACCTGGACTTCGTCTTTGGCGATAATTTCACCAACAAACTCGTATGTAACAGGTGTATCCTGCTGAATAACCTGCATGGCTTTGACGACAACTTCCTGAGCCGGACGGGCAGTCTGCTGTTTACTGCAGCCTGCTGTTACCACCAAGAACAGCACAGTCAGCCATATAATGCTTTTTCGGTTCACTAGTATTTCTCCTTGTATTATAGAGTAGTAGTTATTAGAGCCCCTCTCCAAGGGCTATATGCTACACTGTAAAGGATGCTGTGGATTGGTTTTATCTCCTACCACCAGATGGTTCAAGAGAGGCTCCAACCGCAGCCCTTTGCAGGTTTGTTAATCAGTTAGATACCGCCAGACGGTTGATGTAGAACAAGGTTACAAGAGCAAAGTGTTCTGTGGGTACAGCATCAAATAATACCGTTGGAGGTCTTGCTATGATTTGTGTCGGGATTGATGTCGCTAAGGATAAACACGACTGC
Proteins encoded in this window:
- a CDS encoding efflux RND transporter periplasmic adaptor subunit, whose translation is MNRKSIIWLTVLFLVVTAGCSKQQTARPAQEVVVKAMQVIQQDTPVTYEFVGEIIAKDEVQVKSEVSGNISRKFVNGGDTIRAGQPLFEIDRRKYAAAVADAQAQVAQAQASFSNIQRDVTRYQNLASQGGIAIQILDTAVSQAEQAEALVKAYQAKLEQAQNDLSDTLIVSPVDGRIGVNELSVGGYVQAGSTVLATVSTVNPVQVRFSMSENEYLKFAKMGTSPDAWGQNLKLILSDGSEYPLPGHLEQIDRGMANQTGTLAMKAAFDNPNQLLVPGMFARIVAVGETRQGALLIPQRAVQEMLGKTFVTVAGANNEATTKPVKLGPKIGNLQVIEEGLTPQDIVVVEGFAKTQPGSPLNITMIGLNDLTIPGTK